One Gossypium hirsutum isolate 1008001.06 chromosome A11, Gossypium_hirsutum_v2.1, whole genome shotgun sequence genomic window carries:
- the LOC107962439 gene encoding TMV resistance protein N isoform X1, translated as MSSLLSTSSSISRKKYDVFLSFRGEDTRKNFTDHLYDALNRNGIVTFRDDPNLEAGEEIAPELLKVIQQSWCSVIVFSETYAFSGRCLEELAEIVKQKNGNGHKVFPIFYHVDPSDLRKQKEKVEKAFAKHEERYKENKDKIQKWRNALIEVANIKGWHLHDRHESEFIGDIVKKISAKLCQTYPVVHDELVGISSRLEELYSKINIGEDDVRIIGICGMGGVGKTTLARVVYTQMSPHFEGKSFLADIREVSNKCGLVSLQKQLLSQILPDECFNFFNVHDGNAIISHRLSSRKVLVVLDDVDNLQHLKCLVGRRDWFSLGSRIIVTTRDEHLLLSYRIDDVYKPTTLNLDEALRLFNLKAFDSDTMPKYGFIKLSKHVVHYADGLPLALEVLGSFLCGRDTIQWRSAIERLEQDSNKEILDTLGISFDGLEEREKNIFLDIACFFNGEKKDFVMKVLDGCEFFPDIGIEVLIKKSLIKVSDDNQYLHMHALLQEMGRKIVEEKCIDEPGKRCRLWKERDVHHVLTKNTVTEMIKSMIIDN; from the exons ATGTCGTCATTACTTTCGACTTCCTCATCCATTTCTAGAAAGAAATACGATGTTTTCCTGAGTTTTAGAGGTGAAGATACTCGCAAGAACTTTACGGATCATCTCTACGATGCTCTAAATAGAAATGGGATCGTCACTTTTAGAGATGATCCAAATTTGGAGGCAGGTGAAGAGATCGCACCGGAACTCTTGAAAGTAATTCAGCAATCATGGTGCTCGGTAATCGTTTTTTCGGAGACCTATGCCTTTTCAGGCCGGTGCTTGGAGGAGCTTGCGGAGATTGTTAAACAAAAAAATGGCAATGGTCATAAAGTATTTCCAATTTTCTACCATGTTGATCCATCCgacttaagaaaacaaaaagaaaaagttgaaaaagcCTTTGCCAAACACGAAGAAAgatacaaagaaaataaagacaaGATCCAAAAGTGGCGAAATGCTTTGATTGAAGTGGCTAACATCAAGGGATGGCATTTACATGATAG GCATGAATCAGAGTTTATTGGAGACATTGTTAAGAAGATATCAGCGAAATTATGTCAGACATATCCGGTTGTTCATGATGAGTTGGTTGGAATTAGTTCGCGTTTGGAGGAGTtgtattcaaaaataaatattggaGAAGATGATGTCCGCATTATAGGAATTTGCGGAATGGGTGGCGTCGGTAAAACAACTCTTGCAAGGGTTGTTTACACTCAAATGTCACCTCATTTTGAAGGTAAAAGTTTTCTTGCTGATATTCGAGAAGTTTCAAACAAATGCGGACTTGTTTCTTTACAGAAACAACTTCTTTCTCAAATCTTGCCAGATGAATGCTTCAATTTTTTCAATGTTCATGACGGGAATGCCATAATTAGCCACAGGTTGTCTAGCAGGAAGGTTCTTGTTGTTCTTGATGATGTTGATAACTTACAACATTTGAAATGCTTAGTTGGAAGGCGTGATTGGTTCAGTTTAGGGAGTAGGATCATTGTAACAACAAGAGATGAACATTTGCTCCTATCTTATCGAATCGATGATGTGTATAAGCCTACAACATTGAATCTTGACGAAGCACTTAGGCTTTTCAATTTGAAAGCTTTTGATAGTGATACAATGCCAAAATATGGTTTTATTAAGCTTTCTAAACATGTTGTACATTATGCTGATGGTCTCCCCTTAGCTCTTGAAGTTTTGGGTTCATTTTTGTGCGGTAGAGATACAATTCAATGGAGAAGTGCAATCGAAAGACTTGAACAAGATTCTAACAAAGAAATTCTTGACACATTAGGAATTAGCTTTGATGGATTGGAAGAAAGGGAGAAGAATATATTTCTAGATATAGCATGCTTTTTCAATGGGGAGAAGAAAGATTTCGTAATGAAAGTATTGGATGGTTGTGAGTTTTTTCCAGATATTGGAATCGAAGTTCTCATTAAGAAATCTCTCATAAAAGTCAGTGATGACAACCAATATTTGCATATGCATGCCTTGTTGCAAGAAATGGGAAGAAAAATTGTTGAAGAAAAATGCATTGATGAACCTGGAAAACGTTGTAGATTGTGGAAGGAAAGGGATGTCCATCATGTCCTAACAAAAAACACG GTTACAGAAATGATTAAAAGTATGATCATCGACAATTAA